The proteins below are encoded in one region of Oncorhynchus masou masou isolate Uvic2021 chromosome 15, UVic_Omas_1.1, whole genome shotgun sequence:
- the mier2 gene encoding mesoderm induction early response protein 2 isoform X2 has translation MGSGDHRRSLVEILRQGYEESRALVELQNSLGASQSQGRPMKMAARPQNGSEIPLEDLLSLCGYEVSDPLLQQDREPNELAASLPDMTLDKDQIAKDLFSGEDEEESSADDLTLSVTSQASDLIFRRHLRAHSMADGEKGTFVSSSEDVSDDDDDNTSIPSNDERKDIMVGSMYQAKIPPLSPYSYQERVYENEDQLLWTPDMLPGQAVKEFLLSAQRRAGQDGAVDTLINGDIIKDNEQALYELVKCSFNPEEALRRMRFNVKVFSEELCAWSEEECRNFEHGYRVHGKNFHLIQANKVRTRSVGECVEYYYMWKKSDRHEYFTQQTTKLGRKKYSLQSGSMEDGEQDGEVGEMEGCSQIQLPSHPPIIALDKQDAEMGMEVLELCGAPCPSPLREQQFSHFSPLHPLENLQQEPSLNCSSPGHSPTSPPAQLHLSSLPCCSSPCPPAEPPLLGSGFYQLQLGPFLPDGLSMGPEDGDSQGLQIDFSLPSIPQTSPAIAPSVSITSDFGAISSYLCPSALCPSPVQHPRSLTQ, from the exons ATGGGCTCTGGAGATCACAGACGCAGCCTAGTGGAGATCCTAAGGCAGGGCTATGAGGAGTCCAGGGCCCTAGTGGAGCTGCAGAACAGCCTGGGGGCCTCGCAGTCACAGGGCCGCCCAATGAAGATGGCAGCACGTCCCCAAAAT ggcAGTGAGATTCCCCTGGAGGACCTGCTGTCTCTGTGTGGGTATGAGGTGTCTGATCCCCTCCTGCAGCAGGACAGGGAGCCCAACGAGCTAGCAGCCAGTCTGCCTGACATGACACTGGACAAG GACCAGATTGCTAAAGATCTGTTCtcaggagaggatgaagaggagtcATCAGCTGAtgacctcactctctctgtcacctccCAAGCCTCTGACCTCATCTTCCGCCGCCACCTAAGAG CCCATTCCATGGCAGATGGAGAAAAAGGCACCTTCGTCAGCTCCTCAGAAGATGTCTCAGATGATGATGACGACAACACCTCCATTCCGTCCAATGATGAACGCAAG GACATCATGGTGGGCTCAATGTACCAAGCCAAAATCCCTCCTCTCAGCCCATACTCATACCAGGAGAGAG TCTATGAGAATGAGGACCAGCTCCTGTGGACCCCAGACATGTTGCCAGGCCAGGCTGTAAAGGAGTTCCTGCTAAGTGCCCAGAGACGGGCAGGTCAGGACGGGGCTGTAGACACCCTCATCAACGGGGACATAATCAAAGACAATGAACAA gctCTGTATGAGCTGGTGAAATGCAGCTTTAATCCAGAGGAGGCACTGAGACGAATGCGTTTTAATGTGAAAGTATTCAGCG AGGAGCTGTGTGCCTGGAGCGAGGAGGAATGTCGAAACTTTGAACATGGCTATCGAGTTCATGGGAAGAACTTCCACCTCATTCAGGCCAATAAG GTACGCACGCGTTCGgtgggtgagtgtgtggagtATTACTACATGTGGAAGAAGTCGGATCGCCACGAGTACTTCACCCAGCAGACCACTAAGCTGGGCCGCAAGAAGTACAGTCTGCAGTCAGGGAGCAT GGAGGATGGAGAGCAGGATGGAGAGGttggggagatggaggggtgCTCCCAGATTCAGCTCCCCTCACATCCACCAATCATAGCTCTGGACAAGCAAG ATGCTGAGATGGGGATGGAGGTGTTGGAGCTGTGTGGCGCTCCTTGCCCCAGCCCACTGAGGGAGCAGCAGTTCAGCCACTTCTCTCCACtccaccctctggagaacctGCAGCAGGAGCCCTCTCTGAACTGTTCCAGCCCGGGCCACAGTCCCACCTCGCCCCCTGCCCAGCTCCACCTCTCCTCACTGCCCTGCTGCAGCTCCCCGTGCCCCCCAGCGGAGCCTCCTCTCCTGGGTTCTGGTTTCTACCAGCTGCAGCTAGGGCCTTTCCTTCCAGATGGCCTGTCCATGGGGCCAGAGGATGGGGACTCCCAGGGGTTGCAGATAGATTTCTCCCTGCCCTCCATCCCCCAGACCTCACCCGCCATTGCCCCCTCAGTCTCTATCACTTCTGACTTTGGGGCCATCAGCAGTTACCTGTGTCCCTCAGCCCTGTGCCCCTCTCCCGTCCAGCACCCCCGCTCTCTCACACAGTAA
- the mier2 gene encoding mesoderm induction early response protein 2 isoform X1, translated as MGSGDHRRSLVEILRQGYEESRALVELQNSLGASQSQGRPMKMAARPQNGSEIPLEDLLSLCGYEVSDPLLQQDREPNELAASLPDMTLDKDQIAKDLFSGEDEEESSADDLTLSVTSQASDLIFRRHLRAHSMADGEKGTFVSSSEDVSDDDDDNTSIPSNDERKDIMVGSMYQAKIPPLSPYSYQERVYENEDQLLWTPDMLPGQAVKEFLLSAQRRAGQDGAVDTLINGDIIKDNEQALYELVKCSFNPEEALRRMRFNVKVFSEELCAWSEEECRNFEHGYRVHGKNFHLIQANKVRTRSVGECVEYYYMWKKSDRHEYFTQQTTKLGRKKYSLQSGSMEDGEQDGEVGEMEGCSQIQLPSHPPIIALDKQEEEGRPRRRRTPRFLLKP; from the exons ATGGGCTCTGGAGATCACAGACGCAGCCTAGTGGAGATCCTAAGGCAGGGCTATGAGGAGTCCAGGGCCCTAGTGGAGCTGCAGAACAGCCTGGGGGCCTCGCAGTCACAGGGCCGCCCAATGAAGATGGCAGCACGTCCCCAAAAT ggcAGTGAGATTCCCCTGGAGGACCTGCTGTCTCTGTGTGGGTATGAGGTGTCTGATCCCCTCCTGCAGCAGGACAGGGAGCCCAACGAGCTAGCAGCCAGTCTGCCTGACATGACACTGGACAAG GACCAGATTGCTAAAGATCTGTTCtcaggagaggatgaagaggagtcATCAGCTGAtgacctcactctctctgtcacctccCAAGCCTCTGACCTCATCTTCCGCCGCCACCTAAGAG CCCATTCCATGGCAGATGGAGAAAAAGGCACCTTCGTCAGCTCCTCAGAAGATGTCTCAGATGATGATGACGACAACACCTCCATTCCGTCCAATGATGAACGCAAG GACATCATGGTGGGCTCAATGTACCAAGCCAAAATCCCTCCTCTCAGCCCATACTCATACCAGGAGAGAG TCTATGAGAATGAGGACCAGCTCCTGTGGACCCCAGACATGTTGCCAGGCCAGGCTGTAAAGGAGTTCCTGCTAAGTGCCCAGAGACGGGCAGGTCAGGACGGGGCTGTAGACACCCTCATCAACGGGGACATAATCAAAGACAATGAACAA gctCTGTATGAGCTGGTGAAATGCAGCTTTAATCCAGAGGAGGCACTGAGACGAATGCGTTTTAATGTGAAAGTATTCAGCG AGGAGCTGTGTGCCTGGAGCGAGGAGGAATGTCGAAACTTTGAACATGGCTATCGAGTTCATGGGAAGAACTTCCACCTCATTCAGGCCAATAAG GTACGCACGCGTTCGgtgggtgagtgtgtggagtATTACTACATGTGGAAGAAGTCGGATCGCCACGAGTACTTCACCCAGCAGACCACTAAGCTGGGCCGCAAGAAGTACAGTCTGCAGTCAGGGAGCAT GGAGGATGGAGAGCAGGATGGAGAGGttggggagatggaggggtgCTCCCAGATTCAGCTCCCCTCACATCCACCAATCATAGCTCTGGACAAGCAAG AGGAGGAGGGCCGTCCCCGTCGCAGACGAACGCCCCGCTTTCTCTTAAAGCCCTGA